One Dialister invisus DSM 15470 genomic region harbors:
- the ppk1 gene encoding polyphosphate kinase 1, whose translation MIMETDVKNSRYYLNRELSWLQFNKRVLQEAVDTSNPLLEKLKFLAITSSNLDEFFMIRVAGLKHQKENGVKRRDIANMTPTEQLENISDACQKLVAQQYMHLKGILKELETEGLVFIKPADADERQKQWMGNYFEREIFPVVTPMAVDSSHPFPFLASKSLNIAMLLEKNERDEEMDEENDIDVKTAIVPVPSVLPRIIRLPDVSEANSRHCFVFLEDMLMFYAARFFVGYDLLEARAFRITRDADLYIDEEDAQDLVVEVERQLKKRQRGQAVRLEFEVGTSRFMRRFMTQEMNLEKEDMYQIDGPLDMTVFFGFCGIKGYNHLRYPEAHPHSPWSMLELKRTPETNIFDMIREKDLLIHLPYESFDESVVNFLYSAANDKDVLAIKQTLYRVSSSSPVVQALEKAVQNGKQVTVLMEVKARFDEANNILMARRLEKAGAHVIYGLVGLKTHSKCTLVIRREKDGIRRYVHVATGNYNASTAKLYTDLGILTCNDRFGIDASAFFNLLSGYSDPPIWDSFIVAPINLRQRCIELIDREIHFAKNGEDAHMIAKMNSLLDKGIIEKLYEASQAGVKIELIVRGICVLIPGIPGVSDNITVRSIVGRFLEHSRIFWFRNGGREELYISSADWMPRNLNDRVELMVPIEDPEIKRRLKQMVDIELSDNQKAHIMQADGTWLKTISAENQLCAQEYFQKIAEKRDAEDEMTLAQKLEPYTPVLGHGDGSD comes from the coding sequence ATGATTATGGAAACAGATGTAAAAAACAGTCGGTATTACTTAAACCGGGAATTATCCTGGCTGCAATTCAATAAACGTGTGCTTCAGGAAGCTGTAGATACCAGTAATCCTCTGCTGGAGAAGTTAAAGTTTCTGGCTATTACCAGTTCTAATTTAGATGAATTTTTTATGATCCGTGTGGCAGGACTTAAACACCAGAAAGAAAATGGTGTGAAAAGACGGGATATTGCGAATATGACACCAACAGAACAATTGGAAAATATTTCAGATGCCTGTCAGAAGTTGGTCGCCCAGCAATATATGCATTTGAAAGGCATTTTAAAAGAATTGGAGACAGAAGGGCTTGTATTTATAAAGCCGGCGGATGCGGATGAGCGGCAGAAACAATGGATGGGAAATTATTTTGAACGTGAAATTTTTCCTGTAGTGACACCGATGGCGGTGGATTCTTCGCACCCTTTTCCGTTCCTTGCATCCAAAAGTCTGAATATCGCCATGCTTTTGGAGAAAAATGAGCGTGATGAAGAAATGGATGAAGAAAATGATATTGATGTAAAAACAGCCATTGTTCCGGTGCCATCTGTGCTGCCGCGCATAATCCGTCTGCCTGATGTATCTGAAGCAAACAGCAGGCATTGTTTCGTTTTTCTTGAAGATATGCTTATGTTTTATGCAGCACGATTTTTTGTTGGCTATGATCTGCTTGAAGCCCGTGCATTCCGGATTACAAGGGATGCGGACCTTTATATCGATGAGGAAGATGCCCAGGATCTTGTGGTGGAAGTGGAGCGCCAATTAAAGAAACGGCAGCGTGGGCAAGCGGTACGCCTTGAGTTCGAAGTGGGAACGAGCCGGTTTATGCGGCGATTCATGACACAGGAAATGAATCTTGAAAAAGAAGATATGTATCAAATTGACGGGCCTTTGGATATGACTGTATTTTTTGGATTTTGCGGCATAAAGGGATATAATCATCTCCGCTATCCCGAGGCACATCCGCATTCGCCCTGGAGCATGCTCGAGCTAAAGCGTACTCCGGAAACAAATATTTTTGATATGATCCGGGAAAAAGATCTGTTGATTCATCTTCCCTATGAGTCTTTTGATGAATCAGTAGTTAATTTCTTGTATTCGGCAGCAAATGATAAAGATGTGTTGGCAATCAAGCAAACACTCTATCGTGTCAGTTCTTCAAGTCCTGTTGTCCAGGCGCTGGAAAAAGCTGTTCAGAATGGGAAACAGGTCACTGTTTTGATGGAAGTAAAGGCCCGCTTTGATGAAGCCAATAATATACTTATGGCAAGGCGGTTGGAAAAGGCGGGAGCCCATGTCATCTATGGTTTGGTCGGACTTAAAACTCATTCCAAATGTACTCTTGTCATCCGTCGTGAAAAAGATGGGATCCGTCGTTATGTTCATGTAGCGACCGGAAATTATAATGCGTCAACAGCGAAGCTTTATACAGATTTAGGGATACTGACCTGCAATGACCGTTTTGGAATTGATGCATCAGCTTTCTTTAATCTTCTTTCTGGATATTCTGACCCGCCAATCTGGGATTCTTTTATTGTAGCGCCAATTAACTTGAGACAACGCTGCATAGAACTCATTGACAGGGAAATCCATTTTGCGAAAAATGGGGAAGATGCCCATATGATTGCGAAAATGAATTCTCTTTTAGACAAGGGGATTATTGAAAAATTGTATGAGGCATCGCAGGCGGGAGTAAAAATTGAATTGATTGTGCGTGGCATCTGCGTTCTGATTCCGGGGATTCCCGGAGTAAGTGATAATATTACAGTGCGCAGTATAGTGGGACGTTTTTTGGAACACAGCAGGATATTCTGGTTCCGAAATGGGGGACGTGAGGAACTTTATATAAGCAGTGCTGACTGGATGCCAAGAAATTTAAATGATCGTGTGGAGCTCATGGTACCTATTGAAGATCCGGAGATCAAGCGGCGTTTAAAACAGATGGTGGATATTGAATTGTCTGATAACCAGAAAGCACATATTATGCAGGCTGATGGTACTTGGTTGAAGACTATTTCCGCGGAGAATCAGTTATGTGCACAGGAGTATTTTCAGAAGATTGCAGAAAAACGTGATGCGGAAGATGAAATGACATTGGCACAAAAACTGGAACCATATACACCTGTACTTGGGCATGGAGATGGATCTGATTAA
- a CDS encoding exopolyphosphatase, translated as MAEENSFVYGIIHIGSSSLSMRIVEYKDADTIRVIEEVRKETTFGEEVFINKKLSFTSIRRLCDMLNGLKQLLRDYCVTDYKVYATAILREAENRRPVLDLIHVNTGFHVDVVDMPQEIYYKHYLLQYLIQKSRNGKRYDYGDNLLFVDITSGCVGLTAWENGSLRYQHNVHIGTLRLLETFKQNQRDSLDFPQAMAEYIHAIMSPLWGAIKRYHPNSIILSGREARIIASLMKLSMDAENKAEVKADAFKKLYMEAGSLSASRTRQKYYVSEQWAMTVLPTIHIYKEILDNVPVEHILMFGTTFVEAVTMFYGAEKVKEPFILYMQTQNIELTRSIAAAYYYEPLHTKALELYSHVIIAGLKKKSGLTKRDEFLLRMAIILYQIGKYVNLLDSQAHAWNLIRGTDIFGISDKEKDIVASVVYYDHKGNPSDDDTPFRILSDTAKMTALKLISIFRMVRAMDISRKQKLKDITARATGDILIIEYDSRENTALETWMFDKNKEFFENVYGLEVKLERR; from the coding sequence ATGGCAGAAGAGAATTCATTTGTTTATGGAATCATTCATATCGGATCTTCCAGCCTTTCTATGCGTATTGTAGAGTATAAAGATGCGGATACCATCAGAGTGATTGAAGAGGTAAGGAAAGAAACAACTTTTGGGGAAGAAGTATTTATTAATAAGAAATTGTCTTTTACTTCTATACGACGACTTTGTGATATGCTGAACGGGCTGAAACAGCTGCTGCGGGACTATTGTGTAACTGATTATAAAGTATATGCTACAGCAATCCTCAGAGAAGCGGAAAATCGCAGGCCCGTGCTGGATTTGATTCATGTGAATACGGGATTTCATGTGGATGTAGTGGATATGCCGCAGGAGATTTATTACAAGCATTATCTTCTTCAGTATCTCATACAAAAAAGCAGAAACGGCAAGAGATATGATTATGGAGATAATTTGCTTTTTGTGGATATTACGTCAGGCTGCGTAGGGTTGACAGCCTGGGAAAATGGTTCTTTGCGGTATCAGCATAATGTGCATATCGGCACGCTTCGTCTGTTGGAAACATTTAAGCAGAATCAAAGGGATTCTCTTGATTTTCCGCAGGCGATGGCGGAATATATCCATGCAATTATGAGCCCTTTGTGGGGGGCGATTAAAAGGTATCATCCGAACAGTATTATTTTGTCCGGAAGAGAAGCCCGAATTATTGCAAGTTTGATGAAACTTAGCATGGATGCGGAAAATAAGGCGGAAGTTAAAGCAGATGCATTTAAAAAGTTGTATATGGAAGCAGGATCACTTTCAGCATCACGTACAAGACAAAAGTACTATGTCAGTGAGCAATGGGCAATGACAGTTCTTCCTACTATTCATATATATAAAGAAATATTGGACAATGTTCCCGTAGAACATATTTTGATGTTTGGGACAACTTTTGTCGAAGCGGTGACTATGTTTTATGGAGCAGAGAAAGTAAAAGAACCTTTTATCTTATATATGCAGACGCAAAACATTGAGTTGACACGATCTATTGCCGCGGCCTATTATTATGAACCGCTCCATACAAAGGCCCTTGAACTGTACAGCCATGTAATTATTGCCGGTTTAAAGAAAAAAAGCGGGCTTACGAAGCGGGACGAATTTCTTCTGCGGATGGCGATTATTCTTTATCAAATTGGAAAATATGTAAATCTTCTGGATTCGCAGGCGCATGCCTGGAATTTAATCAGAGGTACGGATATATTTGGCATATCAGATAAAGAAAAAGATATTGTGGCAAGTGTCGTGTACTATGACCATAAGGGAAATCCAAGTGATGATGACACACCATTCCGTATTTTGTCAGATACGGCGAAGATGACGGCCTTAAAATTAATTTCCATATTTCGTATGGTTCGTGCCATGGATATTTCTCGAAAGCAGAAATTGAAAGACATAACAGCTCGTGCAACAGGTGATATTTTGATTATTGAATACGACAGCAGGGAAAATACGGCTCTTGAAACATGGATGTTTGATAAAAATAAAGAGTTCTTTGAAAATGTGTATGGTCTTGAAGTGAAATTGGAGCGTAGATGA
- a CDS encoding Ppx/GppA phosphatase family protein produces MNRIAIIDLGSNSIRFIIISVSAKGIYQLIYQEKRSIRLAEGMSDDSPFLTDAAQNRAIDCLKVYAHLAKVHQVTKTLAVATAAVRTARNGSSFLKRVHSAANIPMTIISGKQEAALGFSGVIHTIDTSEFLLFDLGGASIEISLVKNKKQLHSVSIPIGAVSLTEKFKSSGLLSAAKIKHIRSYIKSKLQSIPWLPKSPIPVIGIGGTIRNLAKIHQRYSGYPLSKLHNYKVSSQGLFSVIHMILKSSPEERRKIPGLSAERGDIINAGALIVREILTLTKAESLTISGCGLREGLFYHWYDPIYDKNKELQHNMLLSSVRNYYSTLPLKDHDHTRYVTALALSMFDQWRKIYQMPDRMRTLLHMAGLLHDAGQVINYYSHARHSAYMTANAHIFGWSHKEQVLCALITAFHHGFSGKILKSIKETQILTEKEIDRVKILSAFLALAESLDENHEQCISQVICTSTPSSLNIHIYLNRDNFIVPAHATKKIISAYEKLCHYPLTIQWFPSSRQKDLIKEMARSL; encoded by the coding sequence ATGAACCGCATCGCTATCATTGATCTTGGCTCCAATTCCATCCGCTTCATCATCATCTCTGTCAGCGCCAAAGGAATTTATCAACTCATATATCAGGAAAAACGTTCTATCCGCCTGGCGGAAGGAATGAGCGATGATTCTCCGTTTCTTACGGATGCCGCACAGAACCGTGCAATTGACTGTCTCAAGGTATATGCACATCTTGCCAAAGTTCACCAGGTGACAAAGACACTTGCAGTTGCCACGGCTGCCGTACGAACAGCCCGCAACGGTTCTTCTTTCCTGAAGCGTGTTCATTCCGCTGCCAATATTCCCATGACGATTATCAGCGGGAAGCAGGAAGCTGCACTCGGTTTTTCCGGAGTGATACATACGATTGACACATCGGAATTTCTACTTTTTGATTTAGGCGGCGCCAGTATAGAAATATCCTTGGTAAAAAACAAAAAGCAGCTGCATTCTGTCAGTATTCCCATAGGTGCTGTCAGTTTGACGGAAAAATTTAAATCTTCCGGTCTCCTTTCCGCAGCAAAAATAAAACATATCCGCTCCTACATAAAAAGTAAACTTCAATCTATTCCCTGGCTTCCCAAGTCTCCTATTCCCGTCATCGGTATAGGCGGCACAATCCGAAACTTGGCGAAAATACACCAGAGATACTCTGGTTATCCTCTTTCAAAACTCCATAATTACAAAGTATCCTCACAAGGATTATTTTCCGTGATACATATGATTTTAAAATCTTCACCGGAAGAACGAAGAAAAATACCGGGACTTTCTGCTGAGCGTGGAGATATTATAAATGCAGGTGCTCTTATTGTCAGAGAAATCCTTACTTTGACAAAAGCCGAATCTCTCACCATTTCCGGCTGCGGTCTCCGTGAGGGGCTTTTCTATCATTGGTATGATCCCATTTACGACAAAAACAAAGAGCTTCAGCATAATATGCTCCTGTCTTCCGTACGAAACTATTATTCCACACTTCCGCTAAAAGATCATGACCATACCCGTTATGTGACTGCTCTCGCCTTATCCATGTTCGATCAGTGGCGGAAAATATATCAAATGCCTGATCGAATGCGTACTTTATTGCACATGGCCGGATTGCTTCACGATGCGGGACAAGTCATTAATTATTACAGCCATGCACGCCACAGCGCTTATATGACAGCCAATGCACATATATTCGGGTGGTCTCACAAAGAACAGGTCCTATGTGCTTTGATTACAGCTTTTCACCATGGCTTTTCGGGAAAAATACTGAAATCCATAAAAGAAACACAAATACTCACAGAGAAAGAAATTGACAGGGTAAAAATTCTTTCTGCTTTTCTTGCTTTAGCGGAGAGTTTGGATGAAAACCACGAGCAATGCATTTCTCAAGTCATCTGCACTTCTACGCCAAGTTCTCTGAATATTCATATTTACTTGAACAGAGATAATTTCATCGTCCCTGCCCATGCAACAAAAAAAATTATTTCCGCTTACGAAAAGCTATGCCATTATCCGCTTACAATCCAGTGGTTTCCCTCCAGCAGGCAGAAAGATTTAATAAAAGAAATGGCACGGTCCCTATAA
- the queF gene encoding preQ(1) synthase, with translation MGNIREGVDELKALGNQHTKYVFDYNPDVLEKIPNKHDDRDYFVKFNCPEFTSLCPKTGQPDFATIYISYIPDKYIVESKSLKLYLFGFRNHGDFHEDCVNIIMTDLIKLLHPRFIEVWGKFLPRGGLSIDPYCNYGIPNTEWRDFARFRLLRHDLDPEKIDNR, from the coding sequence ATGGGAAATATAAGAGAAGGTGTTGATGAATTAAAAGCTTTGGGCAATCAGCATACAAAATATGTTTTTGATTATAATCCTGATGTATTGGAAAAGATCCCTAATAAACATGATGACAGAGATTATTTCGTGAAGTTTAATTGCCCTGAATTTACGAGCCTTTGTCCGAAGACAGGGCAGCCGGATTTTGCAACAATTTATATTTCATACATTCCTGATAAGTATATTGTGGAAAGTAAATCACTTAAGTTATATCTGTTCGGCTTCAGAAATCATGGGGACTTTCACGAGGATTGTGTCAATATTATCATGACCGACTTGATTAAATTGCTGCACCCGCGTTTTATTGAGGTATGGGGAAAGTTTCTTCCTCGAGGCGGACTGTCGATCGACCCTTACTGCAATTATGGAATTCCGAATACTGAGTGGCGTGATTTTGCAAGATTCAGACTTCTGCGTCATGATTTGGACCCCGAAAAAATAGATAACCGCTGA
- a CDS encoding energy-coupling factor transporter transmembrane component T codes for MRNLVPLTKILLTLGTAVWAIIFREPFSLALLCVLELIILLVSNELFKNVKALMMLCVFAFFLGLIEYIGGGTEKECAVAALRMLGMTIIFIYLLATVRLQDLTAAMVQQLKVPYEYAFMFTAGLRFVPDFMEENKAVAEAQSCRGLAIEGNFIKQVKRYMSVVRPLMLRSLGRSETMALSLELRGFGSSTRTFMESVSPKGIDYIFMLLIILFTVAVIYARVLYGA; via the coding sequence ATGAGAAATCTGGTTCCATTGACAAAAATATTGCTGACACTGGGAACAGCCGTGTGGGCCATTATCTTCAGAGAGCCTTTCAGCCTTGCGCTTCTGTGTGTGTTGGAACTGATCATTCTTTTGGTTTCCAATGAGTTATTTAAGAATGTAAAAGCTTTAATGATGCTTTGCGTTTTTGCGTTCTTTTTGGGACTGATTGAATATATCGGAGGTGGAACGGAGAAGGAATGTGCAGTAGCGGCGCTCCGTATGCTTGGCATGACTATCATATTCATTTATCTGCTTGCTACTGTCAGATTGCAGGATCTGACGGCGGCGATGGTACAACAATTGAAAGTGCCCTATGAATACGCTTTTATGTTTACCGCAGGGCTTCGTTTCGTACCGGATTTTATGGAAGAGAATAAAGCTGTTGCTGAGGCGCAGTCATGCAGGGGACTGGCAATTGAAGGCAATTTCATTAAACAGGTAAAACGTTATATGTCGGTGGTACGACCGTTAATGCTTCGTTCTCTCGGACGCAGTGAAACGATGGCGCTTTCTTTGGAGCTTCGCGGGTTCGGCAGTTCTACCCGAACTTTTATGGAAAGTGTTTCTCCTAAAGGGATAGATTATATATTCATGCTATTGATTATATTGTTTACAGTTGCAGTGATTTATGCCCGTGTTTTATATGGTGCATGA
- a CDS encoding energy-coupling factor ABC transporter ATP-binding protein, which yields MLEMEHVTFRYSKETPVILSDVSVSFGKGEFIAVTGRNGSGKTTVTRLLTGLEKPTEGRIIYDGKNVTDEGAAKRSRFIGYVFQQPERQMFMPTVREEIGFGPYQQGKRGSELDELVDRAMADTDISELADAYPRTLSRGDQQRVAIASGLAMNTEYLVLDEPTSGQDGREKKKLMSLMDQLKAKGITILLVTHDMDVVAKNCTRVIVVANKEIVFDGVPSDLFSEENRPGIWGLTYPPAVLLGRCLPGAPYCKDMDTFCAKFLEIRKERVR from the coding sequence ATGCTTGAAATGGAACATGTGACCTTCCGCTATAGTAAAGAAACTCCAGTCATTTTGTCTGATGTTTCCGTATCTTTTGGGAAAGGTGAATTTATTGCTGTTACAGGTCGAAACGGCAGCGGAAAGACAACGGTAACGAGACTCCTTACCGGATTGGAAAAACCTACGGAGGGTCGAATTATTTATGACGGTAAAAACGTAACTGATGAAGGTGCAGCCAAAAGAAGCCGTTTTATCGGTTATGTATTTCAACAGCCGGAGCGGCAAATGTTCATGCCTACTGTTCGGGAAGAAATTGGTTTCGGCCCTTATCAGCAGGGGAAGCGTGGCAGTGAACTAGATGAACTGGTTGACCGGGCTATGGCGGATACTGATATTTCGGAGTTAGCTGATGCATATCCGAGAACGCTTTCCCGCGGGGATCAGCAAAGAGTGGCTATCGCATCCGGCCTTGCGATGAATACGGAATATTTAGTGCTTGATGAACCGACAAGCGGGCAGGATGGACGGGAAAAGAAAAAATTAATGAGCCTTATGGATCAGTTAAAAGCAAAAGGAATTACCATTCTTTTGGTTACCCATGACATGGATGTGGTTGCAAAAAACTGTACCCGGGTTATTGTTGTAGCCAATAAAGAGATAGTATTTGACGGGGTGCCGTCAGACTTGTTTTCGGAGGAAAACCGTCCCGGAATTTGGGGATTGACATATCCTCCCGCCGTATTATTGGGGCGATGTCTTCCGGGGGCGCCGTATTGCAAAGATATGGATACATTCTGCGCTAAGTTCCTAGAAATCAGAAAGGAGAGAGTACGATGA
- a CDS encoding tryptophan transporter, which yields MEAVKDVSSLIYTKARGGRFRWLTISTLMLAIGMLLHLVSPSVAGFTPNWMIATYVVAILLTKPSYRQCLGICMVAALMEVFTSKSAFPYGDFASEFAGAYVAGFFAHSVPPFKIGRFSLRPAIAGFITTLVSGFIFVSILTVVVGIPISVYLYGILPMVALVGVGNAIITPFLYFPALKLFRSMQYMTESDVEDSNHSHLNLQQKGNGVISVEHLSYSYLFSNAPALENVSINIEQGSFVVITGPNGAGKTTLLMSMAGAIPHYYGGTMKGMVFTGGKAVTQTGIADLASSIGVILSDYSAQIVTMTVGEEMAFTLENHGFSPEEIRRRSAEALRKVHLDGLEERKVSTLSGGQRQRLVVAAVLAEEPKVLVFDEPTSALDPEGIHEFYEMVGELNQKEKLTVVVAEHHLEATLPYAKRFILMDKGHVISDGSPEQVMRDMKRNHIYEEAIPDIYLAQLRLEQAGIKFERSFLNIEDAEYSVLNSMESGGVRNA from the coding sequence ATGGAAGCAGTAAAAGATGTATCAAGTTTAATTTATACAAAAGCGAGGGGCGGTCGGTTTCGCTGGCTGACGATTTCCACACTGATGTTGGCAATCGGTATGCTGCTCCACTTGGTTTCTCCATCGGTTGCCGGCTTTACTCCGAACTGGATGATTGCGACTTATGTAGTGGCGATATTACTGACAAAGCCATCTTATCGGCAATGCCTGGGGATCTGTATGGTGGCAGCGCTTATGGAAGTATTTACTTCGAAGTCCGCGTTTCCGTATGGTGATTTTGCCAGTGAGTTTGCAGGTGCTTATGTGGCAGGCTTTTTTGCCCATTCCGTTCCGCCATTTAAAATCGGCAGATTTTCTTTAAGGCCTGCTATTGCGGGATTTATTACGACTTTAGTCAGCGGGTTCATTTTCGTTTCCATTTTAACCGTAGTGGTGGGGATACCGATCAGCGTATATCTGTATGGTATTCTTCCTATGGTAGCTCTCGTTGGAGTAGGAAATGCGATTATTACACCTTTTCTATATTTTCCCGCCCTCAAATTATTTAGATCCATGCAGTATATGACAGAATCCGATGTGGAGGACAGTAATCACAGTCATTTGAATTTGCAGCAAAAGGGGAATGGGGTGATCAGTGTAGAGCATCTTTCTTATTCCTATTTATTTTCAAATGCACCGGCCTTGGAAAATGTGAGTATTAATATAGAACAGGGGTCTTTTGTTGTCATCACAGGGCCTAACGGCGCAGGAAAAACGACGCTTCTCATGTCTATGGCGGGAGCAATTCCTCATTACTATGGCGGGACAATGAAAGGGATGGTTTTTACCGGCGGCAAGGCGGTCACGCAAACCGGGATTGCAGATCTTGCTTCCAGCATCGGCGTGATACTTTCAGATTATTCTGCCCAAATCGTAACGATGACTGTAGGGGAAGAGATGGCCTTTACTTTGGAAAACCATGGCTTTTCACCGGAAGAAATACGAAGACGGTCGGCAGAGGCGCTCAGGAAAGTACATCTTGACGGACTGGAGGAAAGAAAAGTTTCTACCCTTTCCGGCGGACAGAGACAGCGTCTCGTCGTAGCGGCTGTTTTAGCGGAAGAACCGAAAGTTCTTGTGTTTGATGAACCGACCAGCGCGCTGGATCCGGAAGGTATTCATGAATTCTATGAAATGGTCGGAGAATTGAATCAGAAAGAAAAACTTACCGTTGTTGTCGCAGAACATCATCTGGAAGCGACGCTGCCTTACGCAAAAAGATTCATTCTTATGGATAAAGGACATGTTATCAGCGATGGAAGTCCCGAGCAGGTCATGCGTGATATGAAACGGAATCATATTTATGAAGAAGCGATTCCTGATATATACTTAGCACAGCTCAGGCTGGAACAGGCCGGTATAAAATTTGAAAGATCATTCTTAAATATAGAAGATGCGGAATATTCCGTATTGAATTCGATGGAATCCGGAGGAGTGCGTAATGCTTGA
- a CDS encoding mechanosensitive ion channel family protein — protein MSGNVVEKVVNNELDMTAGLISGVKNFAVTKGVDIFQAIIIFSIGYMICCWLRGVVRRLLARSNVEPSAISFISEIIFFLCLAGVIIMALSAAGVAPATLAAAFGGIGLAIGLGLKDNIGNVASGIFILIFRPFRVGDYIKVGDSEGSVVDIRVMYTEISTLGNQMIVIPNSRLTDSVIKNYSFFETRNIEFTFDVAYDTDLAKCVELLQKLFSADAYVLNGAELPIYVSSMGESSIRIYVRAQVERSKYNEAQNHLYIKVKNAFDEAGIEIPFPQLVVHHARD, from the coding sequence GTGAGTGGAAATGTTGTGGAGAAAGTAGTAAATAATGAATTGGATATGACAGCCGGCTTAATCAGTGGTGTCAAAAATTTTGCAGTAACAAAAGGCGTAGATATTTTTCAGGCGATTATTATCTTCAGCATCGGGTACATGATATGCTGCTGGCTGCGTGGGGTTGTCCGCCGACTGCTTGCACGGAGTAATGTAGAGCCATCCGCAATCAGCTTTATTTCGGAAATTATATTTTTCTTATGTCTTGCCGGAGTTATTATTATGGCGCTGTCAGCAGCAGGGGTGGCTCCGGCAACGTTGGCGGCTGCTTTTGGCGGGATTGGTCTTGCTATCGGATTGGGGCTTAAGGATAATATCGGGAATGTGGCATCAGGGATTTTTATCCTTATTTTCCGACCGTTTCGTGTAGGGGATTATATCAAAGTAGGGGATAGCGAAGGATCCGTTGTGGATATACGCGTTATGTACACGGAAATATCCACGCTGGGAAATCAAATGATCGTCATACCCAATTCAAGGCTTACAGACAGTGTCATCAAAAATTATTCATTTTTTGAAACAAGGAATATAGAATTTACTTTTGATGTGGCTTATGACACGGATTTGGCGAAGTGCGTAGAACTTTTACAGAAATTATTCAGCGCCGATGCATATGTGTTGAATGGAGCGGAGCTGCCCATTTATGTAAGCAGTATGGGTGAATCAAGTATTCGAATCTATGTGCGGGCGCAGGTAGAGCGCTCAAAGTACAATGAAGCGCAGAACCATTTATATATTAAGGTGAAGAATGCATTTGATGAAGCGGGGATAGAAATTCCATTTCCTCAGTTGGTTGTTCACCATGCCAGGGATTGA
- a CDS encoding bifunctional 5,10-methylenetetrahydrofolate dehydrogenase/5,10-methenyltetrahydrofolate cyclohydrolase: MILDGKVTAAALEKDIRERIDVLKERGCTLKLAVILAGSSKPSHMYAEFMKKAALSYGIGTELYEKPENVKEDELGALIQALNGNPSITGILMMMPLPGHIHEEKMIEMIHPDKDMDGLTTVNAGRLFSGKDGLFGGTPRAVMAILKHYGISVEGKHAVIIGRSNVIGKPVAMMLMQKNATVTICHSRTKNLSEITQQADILVTAVGKAGCVTADMVKPGAIVLDVGINRIHGKTVGDVDYENVFPVAGAVTPVPGGVGSVTTTMIIESIVKAGEHAAGIK; encoded by the coding sequence ATGATACTTGACGGGAAAGTTACGGCAGCGGCGTTGGAGAAAGATATACGGGAACGGATTGACGTTCTGAAGGAGAGAGGCTGTACTCTCAAACTTGCGGTTATTCTGGCGGGGAGCAGCAAGCCTTCTCATATGTATGCAGAGTTTATGAAGAAAGCGGCTTTGTCTTATGGGATCGGGACGGAGCTGTATGAAAAGCCTGAGAATGTAAAAGAAGATGAATTAGGCGCTTTGATACAGGCATTGAATGGAAATCCATCTATTACTGGGATTCTCATGATGATGCCGTTGCCCGGTCATATTCATGAAGAGAAAATGATAGAGATGATTCATCCCGATAAAGATATGGATGGATTAACGACGGTGAATGCGGGCAGATTATTTTCAGGAAAAGATGGATTATTTGGCGGTACGCCCCGTGCGGTGATGGCGATATTAAAACATTATGGGATTTCTGTCGAAGGGAAACATGCTGTTATCATTGGCAGAAGCAATGTGATTGGAAAGCCGGTTGCCATGATGCTTATGCAAAAAAATGCTACTGTGACAATTTGCCATTCACGGACAAAGAACCTGTCCGAGATAACACAGCAGGCCGATATACTTGTTACGGCTGTAGGGAAAGCGGGTTGTGTCACTGCAGATATGGTTAAGCCAGGAGCCATAGTTCTTGATGTAGGAATTAATCGGATCCATGGCAAGACTGTCGGAGATGTGGATTATGAAAATGTGTTTCCTGTGGCCGGCGCTGTGACACCTGTTCCCGGCGGCGTAGGCTCTGTGACGACAACAATGATTATTGAATCGATTGTGAAAGCCGGAGAACATGCGGCGGGAATAAAGTGA